A part of Ascochyta rabiei chromosome 3, complete sequence genomic DNA contains:
- a CDS encoding Salicylate 1-monooxygenase, with amino-acid sequence MPGIQKHQLEREPPTGVSVLVVGAGIGGLSFAIEAHRKGHDVRVIERSPEGQYSGEIIMITTPALITPKKWPGFMERARAAAYSPVFDLRKFDGTHIKTHAPGDAKNPSLGIYRRKLHNLLYTYAKELDIPITFETRVVEYFETEDFGGVTLDDGQKLTADVVVAADGVGSKSRAVLDGNSDAPISSGFIIYRIAFPVAPALENPIIAKELAGHKDRGFMYIGPGAHMLLSKGGDDLCWLLTTKDEDSSSTESWSKSTTTERALKAVDQWDPFVKEVVKATPDNRVLDWKLMWRNPQPQWTSSGGRIVQLGDAAHPFLPTSFSGATMAMEDAYSLAACLHIGGKKDVTLATKIHNKLRFERVSCAQKMGFKNREVFHNTNWEQQDQDSKPLKNKQMVGNWLINHDPEQYAYDNYHSCAQYLLTGAPFENTNLVPGYKYKPWTVKELLGASERGEVLEDEGDWS; translated from the exons ATGCCAGGAATTCAGAAACATCAGCTGGAAAGGGAGCCTCCGACAGGTGTCTCCGTACTTGTCGTAGGGGCTGGTATTGGAGGTCTTTCTTTTGCCATCGAGGCTCATCGTAAAGGCCACGATGTTCGAGTAATTGAGCGTTCACCTGAAGGACAGTACTCCG GGGAGATCATCATGATTACAACTCCAGCTCTAATCACTCCGAAGAAATGGCCAGGCTTCATGGAACGCGCTAGAGCAGCGGCATATTCACCGGTTTTCGACCTGCGCAAGTTCGATGGTACACACATCAAGACGCATGCGCCCGGTGATGCAAAGAACCCTTCCCTTGGAATATATCGAAGGAAGCTTCACAATCTCCTCTATACCTATGCTAAAGAGCTCGACATTCCAATCACGTTTGAAACGCGAGTAGTAGAGTACTTTGAGACCGAGGATTTTGGCGGAGTCACCCTTGACGATGGGCAGAAGCTGACGGCTGATGTTGTAGTCGCAGCTGATGGTGTCGGTTCGAAGTCTCGTGCTGTCCTTGATGGCAACAGCGATGCACCGATCAGCTCGGGCTTTATAATTTATCGCATCGCCTTTCCTGTAGCCCCAGCTCTCGAAAACCCGATCATTGCGAAGGAATTGGCAGGTCACAAAGATCGAGGTTTCATGTACATTGGCCCGGGAGCGCACATGCTTCTCAGTAAGGGTGGAGATGACCTATGCTGGCTTTTGACTACCAAA GACGAGGACAGTTCCTCCACGGAGAGTTGGTCGAAGTCTACGACAACCGAAAGAGCTCTGAAAGCGGTAGATCAATGGGACCCATTTGTGAAGGAAGTTGTAAAAGCAACGCCAGACAACAGGGTTCTAGACTGGAAGTTAATGTGGCGTAACCCCCAACCACAGTGGACTTCAAGCGGTGGTCGTATAGTGCAGCTCGGTGACGCAGCACATCCTTTCCTGCCAACTTCATTTAGTGGCGCTACTATGGCAATGGAGGACGCTTACTCGCTTGCGGCCTGTTTACACATTGGCGGGAAGAAGGACGTGACTCTTGCTACCAAGATTCACAACAAACTGAG GTTTGAACGAGTTTCTTGCGCTCAGAAAATGGGCTTTAAGAACCGCGAAGTGTTCCATAACACCAACTGGGAGCAACAAGACCAGGATTCGAAGCCGTTGAAGAACAAACAAATGGTTGGGAACTGGCTGATCAATCATGACCCCGAACAGTATGCGTACGACAACTACCACAGTTGTGCTCAGTACCTCCTCACTGGTGCTCCCTTCGAGAACACCAATTTAGTTCCTGGCTACAAATACAAGCCTTGGACTGTAAAGGAGCTGCTAGGAGCGTCGGAACGTGGAGAGGTTCTCGAAGATGAGGGCGACTGGTCATAG